CGACTCGGGCACCGTACGCAGCGTGCTGATCACGGCGGGCGGGCCGAAGCCGGTCGTCTCGCACGTGGCGGAGGCGGGCGGCCGGGCCGGGTACGGCGCCGTGAGTGTCGCGGGCCGACTGCTGACGGGCCGCGCCGACACGGGCACCATCAGCACCACCGGTCTCGGCGGGGCGCCCGCCTGGACCGAGTCCCAGATGCTGTACGCCGGCGCCCCGGCCAGCATCCTGGACGCGGCCGGCGCCACGACCACGGCGGTCCTGGGCCTGGACGCGGAACTGCACGTCACGACGACCCTCCCGGACATCGCCGACCTGAACCGCGTGTCGCGCACGATCTGGCGCCCGGCGGTCAACCGCCCCTGAGGTCCCCCCTGTTGCCACATCCCGGACCGGCAGGCCAAGATCATCGGGTTCGCGTCACGACGTGACGGCTCACGACCTGACGGCTTGCCACACGGGGGGAACCACACGATGAACATACGCATGCCCGGACGCGTCGAACACGGCGGACACAGATTGGCCCGCACGGCCGCCCTGCTCGTCGCCCTGGTCCTTCCGGCTGCGGCCGGAGTCCTCGGCGGCGCCGCCGTCGCGCACGCGGCCCCGGTCGGGAACAGCTCGTTCACCTGGAACGGCGACCCGGGCGACGGCCGCGGAGACGACCAGGCCCGCTCGTACGACTCGATGAGCGGCGACGTCTTCGGCGCGACCGCCGCCGCCGACCACGGCTCGGTCTCGGTGAGCATCAACCGCCCGGGCGACCCGTGGACCGCCGCGCTGGCCGCGCCCGCGGGCCAGGAGCTGGCCGTGGGCGCGTACCCGGACGCCGTCCGCTTCCCGGAGACCGGCGAACGCCCCGCCGCACCGGGCCTGTTCGTCAACGGCTACCGCGGCGGCTGCGCCACCCTCACCGGCGGCTTCACCATCACCAAGCTGGAATGGGGCCCGGGCCGCACGGTGAAGTCGCTGATCGCGGACTACAGCCAGGACTGCGACGACCGCAACGTCCTGTCCGGGCACCTGGAGATCACCCCGACCCCGGTCCCGGCCGCCCTCACCCTCGGCCTGACCATCGCGGCCGACGGCAAGGCCACCGCCCCGACCGCCCGCGCCACCGTGCACGGCACGCTCACCTGCTCCAAGCCCGTCACCGCCTACATCAGCGGCACGGCGGTCCAGCAGCTGAAGCACACCACCACCAACGGCATCGTCGGCGCCGTCGAAGTCGTCTGCACCCCGGGCAAGCCGGCCCCCTGGACCGCCGCGGCCTGGTCCCTCGCGGACACCCCCGCCCCCTTCGCCAAGGGCACGGCCACCATCGACCTGACGGCCCGCGCCTACGACCCGGACGGCGCCCGCGTCACCACGGCCACCAAATCCCGCCTGGTAACCCTCCGCACCCCCTGACCCACGAGGAAGGGCCCGGCCCCCCAGGGGGACCGGGCCCTTCTCCACGCGCGTCCGCGCCTTACAGCACCGGCATCATCTTGCGGAGTTCGAAGGCGGTGACCTCGCTGCGGTATTCCTCCCACTCCTGCTTCTTGTTGCGCAGGAAGAAGTCGAAGACGTGCTCGCCCAGGGTTTCGGCGACGAGTTCGCTGCGTTCCATCAGGGAGATGGCCTCGCCCAGGTTCTGCGGGAGGGGTTCGATGCCCATCGCCCGGCGTTCCGCGTCGGAGAGGGCCCAGACGTCGTCGTCGGCGCCCGCGGGGAGTTCGTAGCCCTCCTCGATGCCCTTGAGGCCCGCCGCGAGGAGGACGGCGTAGGTCAGGTAGGGGTTGGCGCCCGAGTCGATCGAGCGGACCTCGATGCGGGAGGAGCCGGTCTTGCCCGGCTTGTACATCGGGACGCGGATCAGGGCCGAGCGGTTGTTGTGGCCCCAGCAGATGTACGAGGGGGCCTCCCCGCCGGAGCCGGCGGTGCGGGAGGAGCCGCCCCAGATGCGCTTGTAGGAGTTCACCCACTGGTTGGTGACCGCCGCGGTCTCCGCCGCGTGCCTGAGGAGGCCCGCGATGAAGGAGCGGCCGACCTTGGAGAGCTGGTACTCGGCGCCCGACTCGTAGAAGGCGTTGCGGTCGCCCTCGAAGAGGGAGAGGTGGGTGTGCATGCCCGAGCCGGGATATTCGGAGAACGGCTTCGGCATGAAGGTGGCCTGGACGCCCTGTTCGAGGGCGACCTGCTTCATGACCAGGCGGAAGGTCATGATGTTGTCGGCCGTGGAGAGGGCGTCGGCGTAGCGCAGGTCGATCTCCTGCTGGCCCGGCGCGCCCTCGTGGTGGCTGAACTCCACGGAGATGCCCATGGATTCGAGCATGGTGATCGCCTGACGGCGGAAGTCCATGCCGACGTTCTGCGGGGTGTGGTCGAAGTAGCCGGAGTTGTCCGCCGGGGTCGGGCGGGTCCCGTCCAGCGGCTTGTCCTTGAGCAGGAAGAACTCGATCTCCGGGTGGGTGTAGAAGGTGAAGCCCAGGTCGGAGGTCTTGTTCAGGATGCGCTTGAGGACGTAGCGGGGGTCCGCGTAGGACGGGGACCCGTCGGGCATGAGGATGTCGCAGAACATCCGCGCGGTACCGGGGGCCTCCGCCCGCCACGGCAGTATCTGGAAGGTGCTCGGGTCCGGCTTCGCGATCATGTCCGACTCGTAGACCCGGGCGAAGCCCTCGATCGCCGAACCGTCGAAGCCGATGCCCTCGTCGAAGGCCTGCTCCAGCTCCGCGGGAGCGACCGCGACGGACTTCAGGAAGCCCAGCACATCGGTGAACCACAGGCGCACGAAGCGGATGTCGCGCTCCTCAAGCGTCCGGAGGACGAATTCCTGCTGCTTGTCCATGCCTTCATCCTCGCAGTTCAGACGGCCTGTGCACCACATTCAGCGGCCGTGGGGCACGGTCGGGCGGACCCAGTATCGCGAGCGGTGGTTTCCGCCAGATTACGCACCCCCGCAAGATCACGGCACCCCCGCACTGACCTTGGACCGGTCATGAGCATTACCATCTGCGCCCATAGGGGTCTCCCCGGCCGGCCCTCCCCCCAGAAGGACTGACATGGCGAGCAAGTCCAGCAGCACCCAGGACCACTCCCGCAAGGCGCGGATAGCCGACATGCGCCGGGCTGAGAAGTCCCGCGACCGGCGCAACAAGATCCTGGTCGTCACGGCGTCCACGGTCCTCGTGGCGGGCCTCGTCGGCTTCGGCGGCTACATGCTGAAGAAGCAGATGGACAAGAAGGACGCCCCCCTGGCCTTCACCATGGACAAGGTGACCGGTGTGGCCAGCTGGGACGCGAAGAAGCTGGGGCGCACGCACGTCGACACCCCGGTGACGTACCCGATGAACCCGCCGGTCGGCGGTGACCACAGCCCGCGCTGGATGAACTGCAACGGCGACGTCTACAAGAACCCGCTGCCCGAGGTGAACGCCGTCCACTCGCTGGAGCACGGCGCGGTGTGGGTCACGTACAACGACAAGGCCGCCAAGGCGGACGTCGACGCGCTCGCGGCGAAGGTGGCCAAGACCCCGTACACGCTGATGAGCCCGGACAAGAAGCAGTCCGGCGCGATCATGCTCAGCGCCTGGGGCAAGCAGCTCAGCGTGGACAGCGCGAAGGACCCGCGCGTGGACACGTTCTTCAGCACCTACGTCCAGGGCGCGCAGACCCCGGAACCCGGCGCGGCGTGCACGAGCGGCCTGGACCAGAAGTGAGCCGTACGTACTGGGCGGCGGGCAGCGCGGTCGTCCTGGCGCTGCTCTTCGCGGCGGCCGCGACGATGATCTCGGCCGTGAGCGGGGGCACCGCGGACGCGGCGGACGGCGCCGGGCGGCCGCCCGGCGTGTCCTCCCCGGACGCGGGGTTCGCCCGGGACATGGCGGTGCACCACCAGCAGGCGGTGGAGATGTCCTTCATCGTGCGCGACCGGACCCAGGACGAGGCCGTACGCAGCCTGGCCTACGACATCGCCAACACGCAGGCGAACCAGCGCGGGATGCTGCTGGGCTGGCTGGACCTGTGGGGGCTGCCGAAGGTCACGCCCGCCGATCCGCCGATGTCCTGGATGGGCGGATCCACCGACAGCGCTGACAGCATGGCGGGCATGGACATGCCCTCCACCGACGGGCACTCCCCGGACACGCACGCCATGGGCGGCGCCGTGACCAAGCCGGGCGCGCTGATGCCCGGCATGGCCACCAAGGAGGAGCTGGCCCAGCTGGGCACCCTCCAGGGCCGGGACGCGGAGGTCCTCTACCTCCAGCTGATGACCGACCACCACAAGGGCGGGGTCGCGATGGCGCTGGGCTGCGCGAAGCTCTGCCGGACCCCGGCCGAGCAGAAGCTGGCCCAGGGCATGGCCGAGGCGCAGCAGTCGGAGCTGGCCCTGATGGCGGACATGCTCCACAAGCGGGGGGCTGCGCCGCGGCCGTAGTCCGTCCGGGCGGGGGGCCGGGGGGCCAGGGGTGTCTCTGGGGCCCGACCGCGCTCCGCGGGCCGGTCCTGCCTCCGGCGGCGCCTCAAACGCCGGCGAGGCTGAAATGGGCCGGTGCTAGAGCCGGCGAGGCTGAGATGGGCCAGGTTCACCCGTTCGGCCGTGTGCGCTCGCGTGGGCCGAACGGGCGGCCCACCATGGTCACGCCGCCGCTACGGGCGCACCCGCGCCCGGCGTCACGGCGTGCTCAGGAGGTTTTCGCGATGACCACAGCCGGAGAGATCATGCACCCCGGGGCCCAGTGGATCCCCGCCACCGAGACCCTGGACCGGGCGGCCCAGCTGATGGCGCGCCTGGGTGTCGGCGCGCTCCCGATCAGCGATGTGAACGAACGGCTCTGCGGGATCCTGACCGACCGGGACATCGTCGTGGGCTGCGTGGCGCTGGGCCACGACCCGTCGAAGATCACGGCCGGGGACATGGCGCAGGGCACCCCGCGCTGGATCGACGCGGGCGCGGACGTGTCGGCCGTGCTCGACGAGATGCAGAGCCACCGGATCCGGCGGCTGCCGGTCATCCGGGACAAGAAGCTGGTCGGGATGATCAGCGAGGCCGACCTGGCCCGCCACCTGTCGGACGAGCAGATAGCGGGCTGGGCCGAGGCGGTCTACGCGCGGGGCTGAGCGGACGGTGCGTCCAGGACCGCCCGGGCCACCTGGTCCGGGCGGTCCAGCATGACCATGTGCCCCGAGGGCTCGGCGACCTCGAAGCGGGCGCCGAGGCGGTCCGCGAGGTCCGCCTGGCGGCCGAGCCAGCGCAGTGCGCCGGGGCGCGCGGAGCCGTCGTAGCCGGCCAGGACCGTGACGGGCGCGGCGAGCGGGTGGTCCGCGCGCAGGGCGAGCACCTCGGCGGCTAGGTCGGGGTAGCGGGAGTTCTCCCGCAGGGTTCCGCGCCAGACCCGGCCCGTGCGGTAGCAGCGGCGTACGGTTTCCCGCGCGGCCGGGTCGGCGCCGCCGGTCCGGGAGGCCCGTACCCCGGCGCGGCGGAGCAGCGGGCCGAGCGCGGCGGGCAGTCCGGCGGCGGTGACGGCCCGCCCCAGCACCCGGGCGGCGGCGTCGCGCACGGCGGCCGGGAGCAGCGGCGGCCGGGGCGCCTCCTCGACGCTGCTGTCGAGCAGGACCAGCGCGGCGGTGCGGGCCGGGTGGAGCCGGGCGAAGGCCTCGGCGTGGAACCCGGCGATGGAGTGGCCGACGACGGTGGCGGGGGCCCGCCCGGCCGGGCCGAGCGCGTCGAGCAGCGCCGCGATCCGGCGGGCCTCGCCCGCGGCGGTCGGCGGCGCGGCGGCGGGGGCGCTGAGCCCGTGGCCGGGGCGGTCGAAGCGGACGACGGTGCGGTGCGGGGCCAGCAGGGCGGCCACCTGATCCCAGTCGAACCAGCAGAGCCCGAGCCCGGCGCCGAGCACGCAGACCGGGCCGCGGCCCTCGACGAGGACGTGCAGCGGCACCCCGTCGGCGGACCGGACGAAGCCCTCGTAACGCACCGGCCGCACCGCACGCACCGGGTGACGCACCGGCGGGTCCCCCGTCACGTCCGGCGTTCCTTGTGGACGGAGTACGCGAGCAGGCCGAGCCAGAGCGCGACGAACAGCACCTGGAGCCGCTGGCCCGCACCGAGCGCCCAGGTCCCGCGCCCGGCGGTGAACAGGGCGATGGCGCTCAGGGTCCAGACGGTGGCGAGGAGTTCGAGGGCCACGAGCCCCGGGCCGTAGCGGGCGAGCGGGGCCCACCAGCCGTACCGGCGCGCGGCGACGGTCAGCGCGACTATGCCGACGAGGGCTCCGGTCATGGCCAGGCTGCTGCTGATGGCGTGGGCCTGGTGGGTGGCGGGGACCAGTCCGGCGGTCTCGCGGGAGGCGCACACGGGATCGACGGTCGGGGCGCAGCTGAGCGGCAGCCAGGCGTCGGCGGCGGTGGCCGCGCCGAAGAGGGTGACGCCCGCCCAGCCGATGACGGCCCAGGGGCGGCGGGATCCGGCGTGGGCGCGGAGCCGGAGGAGGGCGAACAGGCCGCCCGCGAAGGCGAGCAGGCCCGCGGTGAAGTCGGTGGCCCGGAAGACGCCGCCGAGCGGCTGGTCCTGGGCGGCGAGTTCGCTGACGTAGGTCTCGATCGGGTTCAGGCCGGTGGACAGGACGACTTCGAGCACCCAGGCGGTGTAGGCGGCGGCGCCCAGGCCGATGAGGGCGGCGACGCGCCGCGTACCGTTTGTGGACATAGTGGGACCAATCCTAAGCAGGGCCGGGGTCAATCGGATCATCGGATACCCACCCGGGGTAAGCTGCCGCACATGACGGACCCTGCCCCCAGCACGCCGCGAGCCGCCCGGTGGTCCCGGGTGCTGCTGCTCGCCGCGCTGCTGCTGGGCATCGTCACCATGCACACGCTGGGCCACCCGGACGACTCCCCTGCCGGACAGGACGCACCGGCCGCCCACTCCGTTGCCCACGGGACGGGCGGGGCCCACGGGATGCCCCCGGCCCACGGGACGCCCGTACCGCCGGCCGCCGGGAAGACCGCGGTGCGCGGGCCCGCCGGCGGCCGGATGGCGATGGACCCCATGTCCGTGTGCCTGGCCGTGCTGCTGGCCGGGATCTCCCTGCTGAGCGTGCTCGCCCTCGCGCGGACCGCGGCCCCGGCCGCCGCGCGGCGCACGGTCCGGGGCGACCGGGCGCGGGGCGGGCCCGATCCGCCCACGGGCCGTGAACTCCTCACCCGCATGGCGGTGCTGCGCGTATAGGACGGGCCCCGCCGTCGCTCCCGCACGCCCGCGGGGTGGCGGCAGACGGCGCCCATCCACCCATGCGTCACCACACCCACGAGGTGCACTTCCATGCGCTCTCCGCACACCGCTCCCCCTGCCCTCCCCACCCGGCGGGCCGTGCTCGGCGCCTCCGCCGCCGTGGCCGGATCCGCACTGCTCGCCGCCTGTTCGAGCGGCTCCGGCGGCTCCGGCATGAACCACGGATCCATGGACCACGGATCGATGGGCAACGGCTCAACGGGCAACGGCTCGTCCCCCGCGCCCGCGCCCGGCGGTTACGTCGACCCCGCCGGCCCCGAAGTCCGGGCCGCCGAGGCGGCGCGCAAGGCCACCGGGCCGGTCACCGAGGTGAAGCTGACCGCCACCGCGGGCACGCTGGACCTCGGCGCGGGCCGGACCGTCCGCTCCTGGTCCTACGGCGACCGGCTGCCCGGCCAGGAGGTACGGGCCACCGCGGGCGGCACCCTCGCCCTGACCCTGGCCAACCACCTGCCCCAGGCCACCTCCCTGCACTGGCACGGCCTGGCCCTGCGCAACGACATGGACGGGGTGCCGGGGCTCACCCAGCGGGACATCGCGCCGGGGGCGTCGTTCACGTACCGCTTCGCCGTGCCGCACCCGGGGACGTACTGGTTCCACCCGCACTCCGGGGTCCAGCAGGACCGCGGACTGTACGCCCCGCTGATCGTCGAGGACCCCAAGGAGCCCCTCTCCTACGACAAGGAGTGGGTGGTGGTCCTGGACGACTGGCTGGACGGGATCGACGGCTCCACCCCGGACGCCGTCCTCGCCGAACTCCGCAAGGGCATGGGCGGCGGCACGGGGAAGGGAAGCGACGGCGGCCACGCGGGCCACGACATGGGCGCCATGACGGCCTCCCCCACCGGACCCGCCAGCCCCGCCTCCCCCACCGGCCCCTCGCGCATGCTCATGGGCGGCGACGGCAGCGCCGTCCTCGGCAAGGACACGGGCGACGTCGGCTATCCGCACTACCTGGTCAACGGGCGCACCCCGGACGACCCGTCGGTCTTCACGGCCCGCCCGGGCGACCGGATCCGGCTGCGCATCATCAACGCGGGCGGGGACACGGCCTTCCGGATCGCCCTCGGCGGCCACGAACTGACGGTCACGCACACCGACGGCTTCCCCGTCGAGCACACGAAGACGGGCTCGCTGCTCCTCGGCATGGGCGAGCGGTACGACGTGCTCGTCACGGCCGGGGACGGGGTGTTCCCGCTGACCGCGCTGGCCGAGGGCAAGGGGGCGGCCGCCTCGGCGCTCGCGCTGCTGCGCACCGGCGGCGGGGCGGCGCCGACCGCCGCGACCCGGCCCGCCGAGCTGGCCGGACCGCCCCTGGCCGCGGACCGGCTGCGGGCCGCCGGGGGCGTGGCCCTCGCCGACCGGGCGCCCGACCGGACCGTGCGGATCAAGCTGACCGGCGGGATGGCGGCGTACGACTGGGCCTTCGACGGGAAGCCGTACACGGCGGACCAGCGGCACCCGGTGAAGGCGGGCGACCGGGTCCGGCTGGAGTTCAACAACTCCACAACGATGTGGCACCCGCTGCACCTGCACGGACACACCTTCGCCCTCGGCGGGCGGCCGGGCGGGGCACGCAAGGACACCGCGGTCATCCTGCCCGGGGCCACCCTGACGGCCGACTTCGACGCCGACAACCCGGGGCTGTGGATGCTGCATTGCCACAACGTCTACCACGCGGACGCCGGGATGATGACGGTGCTGGGGTACCAGCGCTAGCCCTCCGGGGAGCGGCTCCCGGGCGCTGAACGGGCGCTGAACCGGGAGCCCGCAATCCGGTTGGTCGGGGTGGCGGCGCGTGGCAGGGTGGAAGATCACCGCGCCGCCACCCATACATGAGGATTTTCGTTGGATCTGAGCAAGCCCTCGACGGAACCCGAGGGCACACCCGCGCCCGCCCCTTCCGCGCCCTCCGCGCCCTCCGCGCCTTCGGTGCACGATGCGGCGACCATGATCGGGACCCCGGCCGTGGCCCCGCAGGACGCCGTGCCCCCGCAGCCCGCCGCGCCCGCGCCCGCGCCCTCGGCGTTCGCGCCGCCGTCGCCTTCGCCCTTCGGCGCGCCGGGCGCGCCCGGCGCGCAGCCGTACGGCCAGCCGCCGCAGCAGTCCCCGAACCCGTGGGGCCCGCCGGCCGGCGGGTACGTCAACATGCCCTACCCGGGCGTCGCGGCCGCCCCGCAGAACAACGGCATGGCCATCGCCGCCCTCGTCCTCGGCATCCTCAGCGTGCCGCTCGGCTTCATCCCGTTCTTCTTCTGGGGCGGCGCGCTGCTGGCGCTGGTCGGGATCGGCCTCGGCATCGCGGGCATGGTCCAGGCATCCAAGGGCGCCCCGCGCAAGGCGATGGCCGTCGCCGGTACGGTGCTCGGCGTGCTCGGCCTGTGCGCGGCGGGCGCCGGCACGTACTTCACCGGCCGGATCGTCAGCAAGATCGACGACCAGGTCAACAAGGGCCTGCCGCCGTCGCACAGCACCCCGTACGACGACGAGTACGACGACGAGTACCCGAGCCCGAGCCCGAGCACCAAGGTCGACGTCCCCGGCAAGACGTCGGCGCTGCCCTTCGGCCAGACCTTCAAGTACGACGACGGGGTCGAGGTCACGGTCAAGGAGGCCACCGGGTACGCGCCGGAGCCCAACAAGTACGACCCGGACCGCCCGAAGTTCGCGGCGAAGGTGACGGTCACCATCACCAACAACGCGAAGGACAAGGTCGAGCTGCGCGCCGCCCTGCCGTCCGCGCGCGACGACAAGGGGCTGGAGTCGAAGCGGATGTACGACTTCAAGGTGGAGAGCCCGTTCTCGGGTTCGCTGCTGCCGGGCCAGTCGGCCACCGGCGTCTTCGCCTTCGGTCTGCCCGAGGGCACCAAGGCCATCCAGTTCGAGATCGCCCCCGGCATCGGCAAGTACGACGGCGCCATCTGGAGCGGCCCACTCGGCTGAGCCACCTCAGACGCGGCCCGGCGCGGCTCGGCTCGGCCTGACGCGATGTCCCGGGGCGATCCACTCCCAGGACATCACCCCCCGGGACATCGCGTCAGAACGACGATTAGTGGCTAGACTGGGGCGCGTGCCTCAACTTCGTCTCGCTCTGAATCAGATCGACTCGCACGTCGGCAACATCGCCGCCAACGCCGACTCGGTCGTGCACTGGACCCGGCACTCCGCCGAACAGGGCGCCCACCTGGTGGCGTTCCCCGAGATGGCGCTGACCGGATACCCCGTCGAGGACCTCGCGCTGCGCGGTTCCTTCGTCGAGGCCTCGCGCACCGCGCTGCTCGCCCTCGCGGAGCGGCTGGCGGCCGAGGGCTTCGGTGAGCTGCCGGTGATCGTCGGCTACCTCGACCGGACGGACGAGGCCGCGCCCCGGCTCGGCCGTCCGCCCGGTTCCCCGGAGAACGCGGCCGCCGTCCTGTACGGCGGGAAGGTCGCCCTCCGCTTCGCCAAGCACCACCTGCCCAACTACGGGGTCTTCGACGAGTTCCGGTACTTCGTGCCGGGCGGCACCCAGCCGGTGATCCGGGTGCGCGGCGTGGACGTGGCCCTGGCCATCTGCGAGGACCTCTGGCAGGAGGGCGGCCGCGTCCCGGCCACCCGGTCCGCCGGGGCGGGCCTGCTGATCTCCGTCAACGCCTCCCCGTACGAGCGCAACAAGGACGACCTGCGCCTCGAACTGGTGCAGAAGCGCGCCCGGGAGGCGGGCTGCACTCTCGCCTACCTGGCGATGATCGGCGGCCAGGACGAGCTGGTCTTCGACGGCGACTCGATCGTCGTCGGCGCGGACGGCGAGGTGATCGCGCGCGCCCCGCAG
This is a stretch of genomic DNA from Streptomyces sp. NBC_00536. It encodes these proteins:
- the glnA gene encoding type I glutamate--ammonia ligase, whose product is MDKQQEFVLRTLEERDIRFVRLWFTDVLGFLKSVAVAPAELEQAFDEGIGFDGSAIEGFARVYESDMIAKPDPSTFQILPWRAEAPGTARMFCDILMPDGSPSYADPRYVLKRILNKTSDLGFTFYTHPEIEFFLLKDKPLDGTRPTPADNSGYFDHTPQNVGMDFRRQAITMLESMGISVEFSHHEGAPGQQEIDLRYADALSTADNIMTFRLVMKQVALEQGVQATFMPKPFSEYPGSGMHTHLSLFEGDRNAFYESGAEYQLSKVGRSFIAGLLRHAAETAAVTNQWVNSYKRIWGGSSRTAGSGGEAPSYICWGHNNRSALIRVPMYKPGKTGSSRIEVRSIDSGANPYLTYAVLLAAGLKGIEEGYELPAGADDDVWALSDAERRAMGIEPLPQNLGEAISLMERSELVAETLGEHVFDFFLRNKKQEWEEYRSEVTAFELRKMMPVL
- a CDS encoding DUF3105 domain-containing protein, with translation MASKSSSTQDHSRKARIADMRRAEKSRDRRNKILVVTASTVLVAGLVGFGGYMLKKQMDKKDAPLAFTMDKVTGVASWDAKKLGRTHVDTPVTYPMNPPVGGDHSPRWMNCNGDVYKNPLPEVNAVHSLEHGAVWVTYNDKAAKADVDALAAKVAKTPYTLMSPDKKQSGAIMLSAWGKQLSVDSAKDPRVDTFFSTYVQGAQTPEPGAACTSGLDQK
- a CDS encoding DUF305 domain-containing protein — encoded protein: MISAVSGGTADAADGAGRPPGVSSPDAGFARDMAVHHQQAVEMSFIVRDRTQDEAVRSLAYDIANTQANQRGMLLGWLDLWGLPKVTPADPPMSWMGGSTDSADSMAGMDMPSTDGHSPDTHAMGGAVTKPGALMPGMATKEELAQLGTLQGRDAEVLYLQLMTDHHKGGVAMALGCAKLCRTPAEQKLAQGMAEAQQSELALMADMLHKRGAAPRP
- a CDS encoding CBS domain-containing protein — encoded protein: MTTAGEIMHPGAQWIPATETLDRAAQLMARLGVGALPISDVNERLCGILTDRDIVVGCVALGHDPSKITAGDMAQGTPRWIDAGADVSAVLDEMQSHRIRRLPVIRDKKLVGMISEADLARHLSDEQIAGWAEAVYARG
- a CDS encoding alpha/beta fold hydrolase, which produces MRYEGFVRSADGVPLHVLVEGRGPVCVLGAGLGLCWFDWDQVAALLAPHRTVVRFDRPGHGLSAPAAAPPTAAGEARRIAALLDALGPAGRAPATVVGHSIAGFHAEAFARLHPARTAALVLLDSSVEEAPRPPLLPAAVRDAAARVLGRAVTAAGLPAALGPLLRRAGVRASRTGGADPAARETVRRCYRTGRVWRGTLRENSRYPDLAAEVLALRADHPLAAPVTVLAGYDGSARPGALRWLGRQADLADRLGARFEVAEPSGHMVMLDRPDQVARAVLDAPSAQPRA
- a CDS encoding DUF998 domain-containing protein, coding for MSTNGTRRVAALIGLGAAAYTAWVLEVVLSTGLNPIETYVSELAAQDQPLGGVFRATDFTAGLLAFAGGLFALLRLRAHAGSRRPWAVIGWAGVTLFGAATAADAWLPLSCAPTVDPVCASRETAGLVPATHQAHAISSSLAMTGALVGIVALTVAARRYGWWAPLARYGPGLVALELLATVWTLSAIALFTAGRGTWALGAGQRLQVLFVALWLGLLAYSVHKERRT
- a CDS encoding DUF6153 family protein, which produces MTDPAPSTPRAARWSRVLLLAALLLGIVTMHTLGHPDDSPAGQDAPAAHSVAHGTGGAHGMPPAHGTPVPPAAGKTAVRGPAGGRMAMDPMSVCLAVLLAGISLLSVLALARTAAPAAARRTVRGDRARGGPDPPTGRELLTRMAVLRV
- a CDS encoding multicopper oxidase family protein, which translates into the protein MRSPHTAPPALPTRRAVLGASAAVAGSALLAACSSGSGGSGMNHGSMDHGSMGNGSTGNGSSPAPAPGGYVDPAGPEVRAAEAARKATGPVTEVKLTATAGTLDLGAGRTVRSWSYGDRLPGQEVRATAGGTLALTLANHLPQATSLHWHGLALRNDMDGVPGLTQRDIAPGASFTYRFAVPHPGTYWFHPHSGVQQDRGLYAPLIVEDPKEPLSYDKEWVVVLDDWLDGIDGSTPDAVLAELRKGMGGGTGKGSDGGHAGHDMGAMTASPTGPASPASPTGPSRMLMGGDGSAVLGKDTGDVGYPHYLVNGRTPDDPSVFTARPGDRIRLRIINAGGDTAFRIALGGHELTVTHTDGFPVEHTKTGSLLLGMGERYDVLVTAGDGVFPLTALAEGKGAAASALALLRTGGGAAPTAATRPAELAGPPLAADRLRAAGGVALADRAPDRTVRIKLTGGMAAYDWAFDGKPYTADQRHPVKAGDRVRLEFNNSTTMWHPLHLHGHTFALGGRPGGARKDTAVILPGATLTADFDADNPGLWMLHCHNVYHADAGMMTVLGYQR
- a CDS encoding DUF4190 domain-containing protein, producing the protein MDLSKPSTEPEGTPAPAPSAPSAPSAPSVHDAATMIGTPAVAPQDAVPPQPAAPAPAPSAFAPPSPSPFGAPGAPGAQPYGQPPQQSPNPWGPPAGGYVNMPYPGVAAAPQNNGMAIAALVLGILSVPLGFIPFFFWGGALLALVGIGLGIAGMVQASKGAPRKAMAVAGTVLGVLGLCAAGAGTYFTGRIVSKIDDQVNKGLPPSHSTPYDDEYDDEYPSPSPSTKVDVPGKTSALPFGQTFKYDDGVEVTVKEATGYAPEPNKYDPDRPKFAAKVTVTITNNAKDKVELRAALPSARDDKGLESKRMYDFKVESPFSGSLLPGQSATGVFAFGLPEGTKAIQFEIAPGIGKYDGAIWSGPLG